In a genomic window of Corynebacterium coyleae:
- a CDS encoding cation diffusion facilitator family transporter, with product MHNHSDHAHHDHAHGARVDAPTKAIGAALAVTATVFVAELVGGVISGSVALLADAMHMLSDAAGLIIAMAAVLVGKRAATSYATYGYRRVEVLAAMINAATVLAVSVWIAIEALRRLRDPAPIDTGPMMIIAAIGLAANALSAWILYSQQKESINVRGAYLHVLVDMFGSIAVLGAGAIVALTGFTAADPIASLLIAGLIVPRAWKLMAESVGVMLERVPEGFDAEEVEAELRALPGVRDLHDLHLWSLDGVSVIATVHIVAAEGEDRDQLLDRVQAELHRLGVEHATVQIELPEHIEHETVC from the coding sequence ATGCACAACCATTCAGATCACGCTCATCATGATCATGCTCATGGCGCACGTGTTGACGCGCCGACGAAAGCGATCGGCGCCGCACTTGCCGTTACCGCAACGGTCTTCGTCGCGGAGTTGGTCGGAGGTGTGATTTCGGGATCGGTCGCGCTGCTTGCGGATGCGATGCACATGTTGTCGGACGCGGCCGGGCTGATCATTGCGATGGCGGCGGTGCTCGTCGGTAAGCGTGCAGCCACGTCATACGCGACCTACGGCTACCGCCGTGTCGAGGTGCTCGCGGCGATGATTAATGCCGCGACAGTGCTGGCAGTCTCCGTCTGGATTGCAATCGAGGCCCTGCGCAGGCTGCGTGATCCAGCCCCGATTGATACGGGTCCGATGATGATCATCGCCGCGATCGGCCTTGCGGCGAACGCGTTGTCGGCGTGGATTTTGTACTCCCAGCAAAAGGAGTCGATCAACGTACGCGGTGCATACCTCCACGTGTTGGTGGATATGTTCGGGTCTATCGCCGTGCTGGGGGCCGGCGCAATTGTCGCGTTGACCGGCTTTACTGCGGCTGACCCCATTGCGTCGTTGCTGATCGCGGGCCTGATTGTTCCTCGTGCGTGGAAACTCATGGCGGAGTCGGTGGGTGTGATGCTGGAGCGTGTGCCCGAAGGGTTTGACGCCGAGGAAGTCGAGGCTGAGTTACGTGCACTGCCTGGGGTGAGGGATTTGCATGACCTGCACTTGTGGTCGCTTGACGGGGTGTCGGTGATTGCAACGGTTCACATTGTGGCGGCGGAAGGAGAAGACCGCGATCAGTTGCTGGATCGGGTTCAGGCGGAGTTGCACCGGCTGGGTGTGGAGCATGCGACAGTGCAAATTGAGCTGCCAGAGCACATCGAGCACGAGACGGTGTGCTGA
- a CDS encoding DUF262 domain-containing protein → MGFTTPSYSLKDLFSRAERGELQLPDFQRSYLWDVDRVRTLVTSVLRGYPVGSFLALDTRNAEQRFKPRPLEGVNVAGVEPGLLLLDGQQRLTSLFHAFKGDGEVSTVDYLGRPISRKFMVDVRAAVAHTPMPVEAVFAVDGEGNVRSHFGPDIPGGIRNRDDMIEHAVMPVSMLLWKEGNDLLVDMAAHAQHDEVRIAVKRFINAVMRELPAYDIPMIRLDRDTAQEGVGQIFAFANSAGVQMDVFELLTATYATQDPTFDLASHWEELAAQFDCYDVLKGIGRVEFLRALSLLLTSRQGPALGHRGDILNITIEDYRAHADEMARGFVAVAQFLQERRIVAADQVPYPAQLIPLAVMLARLAERPELAGKKEVGDRLNRWFWCGVFGELYAAHAPTIRIGVDVSEVIPWVCGETDAEPRTVADARFHESRLYTATADSGIYRGLYSLLMARGARDWRTGEHFDKSTVAELKPRFGQIFPWEYLREFGVDEQLADSVLNRTPMGRRTEVVIEQNEPKRYLPRLQSKSLLDDDDFDALLESHEVDPEALLTSNWERFIADRRERFIGMIEYAMDRNVLSDEGLCDDAE, encoded by the coding sequence ATGGGCTTTACTACGCCGAGCTATTCGCTCAAGGATCTATTTTCCCGCGCTGAGCGCGGCGAGCTGCAGCTGCCTGATTTTCAGCGCTCATACCTGTGGGACGTGGATCGGGTGCGCACGTTGGTCACCTCCGTGCTGCGTGGCTACCCGGTCGGTTCTTTCCTCGCGCTCGATACTCGCAACGCGGAGCAGCGTTTTAAACCACGCCCGCTTGAGGGGGTGAATGTTGCTGGAGTGGAACCGGGCCTGTTGCTTCTCGACGGCCAACAGCGCCTCACGTCGCTCTTTCACGCATTTAAGGGTGATGGGGAGGTGAGCACGGTGGACTATCTTGGGCGACCGATTTCCCGGAAGTTCATGGTGGACGTACGAGCGGCGGTGGCACACACGCCGATGCCGGTGGAAGCCGTGTTTGCTGTCGATGGGGAAGGGAATGTCCGATCCCACTTTGGGCCGGACATTCCAGGTGGCATCCGAAATCGCGATGACATGATCGAGCACGCTGTGATGCCGGTTTCGATGTTGCTCTGGAAAGAGGGCAACGATCTCCTCGTCGATATGGCGGCACATGCACAACACGACGAGGTGCGTATTGCCGTGAAGCGATTTATCAATGCGGTGATGCGTGAGCTGCCTGCGTACGACATTCCAATGATCCGCCTGGACCGCGATACTGCACAAGAGGGAGTGGGGCAGATCTTTGCGTTTGCTAACTCGGCAGGTGTGCAGATGGATGTGTTCGAGCTCCTTACCGCGACATATGCAACCCAAGACCCGACGTTCGACTTGGCTAGCCACTGGGAAGAACTCGCAGCCCAGTTTGATTGCTATGACGTGCTCAAGGGCATCGGCCGTGTGGAATTCCTGCGTGCACTGTCACTGTTGCTGACCAGTCGGCAGGGGCCTGCTTTGGGCCACCGTGGTGACATCCTCAACATCACGATCGAGGATTACCGTGCACATGCCGATGAGATGGCCCGCGGGTTCGTTGCGGTCGCCCAGTTCCTGCAGGAGCGACGTATCGTCGCTGCGGATCAAGTCCCTTACCCTGCGCAACTCATCCCGCTCGCGGTTATGCTTGCGCGCCTGGCCGAACGTCCCGAACTTGCAGGAAAGAAGGAAGTCGGTGACAGGCTCAACCGTTGGTTCTGGTGCGGCGTGTTCGGTGAGCTTTATGCCGCGCACGCGCCGACAATCCGCATCGGCGTAGACGTCTCTGAAGTCATCCCGTGGGTCTGCGGAGAGACCGACGCCGAGCCACGTACGGTCGCCGATGCACGTTTCCACGAATCCCGTCTCTATACCGCAACCGCGGACAGTGGGATCTACCGTGGGCTGTATTCGTTACTGATGGCACGCGGCGCGCGTGACTGGCGCACTGGAGAGCACTTCGACAAATCCACAGTGGCCGAACTGAAACCTCGCTTCGGCCAGATCTTCCCGTGGGAGTACCTGCGCGAATTCGGTGTCGACGAGCAGCTGGCCGACAGCGTGCTCAACCGCACGCCGATGGGCCGTCGTACCGAGGTCGTCATTGAGCAAAACGAGCCGAAACGCTACCTGCCCAGGCTGCAGTCCAAGTCGCTGCTTGACGACGATGACTTTGACGCCCTGCTCGAAAGCCACGAAGTCGACCCAGAAGCACTGCTGACATCTAACTGGGAGCGATTTATCGCTGATCGTCGTGAACGGTTCATCGGCATGATTGAATACGCGATGGACCGCAACGTTCTCAGCGACGAAGGATTGTGCGACGACGCAGAATAG
- a CDS encoding 3-isopropylmalate dehydrogenase, translating into MKIAVIAGDGIGQEVMAEGLKVLNAVRDDVETTEYDLGARRYLRNGELLTDEDLESLAEHDAILLGAIGDPARVPAGVLERGLLLPLRFKLDHYVNLRPSKLYPSSTSPLANPGEIDFVVVREGTEGLYAGNGGTLRQGTPHEVASEVSQNTYFGAERVARYAFELAMTRRKKVTLGHKTNVLVNAGGLWQRVVDELSQEFPEVEVDYNHIDAATIYMVQDPSRYDVIVTDNLFGDILTDLAGAVAGGVGLACSGNINAAREFPSMFEPVHGSAPDIAGQGIADPTAMILSVAMMLRFLGDDTNAARIEEAVERDVTQRGDTPVRTTEVGERIVDALA; encoded by the coding sequence ATGAAAATCGCGGTGATTGCTGGCGACGGTATCGGCCAAGAAGTTATGGCGGAGGGGCTCAAGGTCCTCAATGCTGTGCGCGATGACGTCGAGACCACCGAATATGACCTCGGAGCGCGCCGCTACCTGCGCAACGGCGAGCTGCTGACGGACGAGGACTTGGAAAGCCTCGCCGAACACGATGCGATTCTGCTCGGCGCGATCGGCGACCCGGCGCGCGTGCCTGCGGGTGTGCTCGAGCGCGGCCTGCTGCTGCCGCTGCGTTTCAAGTTGGACCATTACGTTAATCTGCGGCCGTCGAAGCTCTACCCATCGTCGACGAGCCCGCTCGCAAACCCTGGTGAGATCGACTTTGTTGTGGTCCGTGAAGGTACCGAGGGGCTCTATGCTGGTAACGGCGGTACCTTGCGTCAGGGCACTCCGCACGAAGTTGCTTCCGAGGTTTCTCAGAACACGTATTTCGGCGCTGAGCGTGTTGCTCGGTACGCGTTTGAGTTGGCAATGACGCGCCGCAAGAAGGTCACGCTCGGGCACAAGACCAACGTGCTGGTCAACGCAGGTGGCTTGTGGCAGCGCGTGGTCGACGAGTTGTCGCAGGAGTTCCCGGAGGTCGAGGTGGACTACAACCACATCGATGCTGCAACGATTTACATGGTGCAGGACCCGTCGCGCTACGACGTGATTGTCACCGACAACCTTTTCGGCGACATCCTGACTGACCTGGCAGGTGCGGTTGCGGGCGGTGTGGGGCTGGCGTGCTCCGGCAACATCAATGCTGCTCGTGAGTTCCCATCCATGTTCGAACCGGTGCACGGCTCTGCACCGGATATCGCGGGCCAGGGGATTGCTGATCCCACGGCAATGATTCTGTCTGTGGCGATGATGCTGCGCTTCCTTGGCGACGACACCAACGCCGCCCGCATCGAAGAAGCAGTCGAGCGCGACGTGACCCAACGTGGAGACACGCCGGTGCGTACCACCGAGGTAGGTGAGCGCATCGTCGACGCCCTCGCGTAG
- a CDS encoding cell wall-binding repeat 2 family protein: MVSSRKITRASLAIFCASALALTGCGAGDGGLGGGSQSDAGAKNALATDGDEVVQDADGTGVEVSQRFFESSDTVVVSAKDRDQQLRAAAIAVELGAPLLVRLDGTDAAIDAEVERLGASRVIEVPGDDDAVAATEPVVAERAEEDVAAITALEAKNPRDLQMPPVFATAVSSRASVATARAAGADVQVLAAADPRASSQSMRDVMEQDVLALGRQWGSNENFRARAALAANGELPGGGGLVFPGRRMIALYGHPYGPELGVMGEQDPAAAVELAKQYASWYEPLENQPIIPAFEVIASVASEFPGDDGNYSNETPMEDIAPYVDAIVDAGGYAVIDLQPGQGNFLEQAKIYEELLKQPNVGLALDAEWKLNPGEQPLSRIGSATAAEINEVADWLAALVRDNNLPQKALILHQFQVGMYPDRENIVTGQPELAWILHADGHGLPEQKFDTWNILRQGLDPNYFMAWKNFIDEDSPMFTPEQTYADVNPRPWFVSYQ, encoded by the coding sequence ATGGTTTCTTCCCGGAAGATCACACGTGCGTCCCTTGCCATTTTCTGTGCTTCTGCGCTTGCCCTGACTGGCTGCGGCGCAGGCGACGGAGGACTCGGTGGGGGCTCTCAGTCCGATGCTGGCGCCAAGAACGCCCTTGCCACCGATGGTGACGAGGTGGTTCAGGACGCCGACGGCACGGGTGTGGAAGTCTCGCAGCGCTTCTTCGAGTCGTCGGACACGGTGGTGGTCTCCGCGAAGGATCGCGATCAGCAGCTTCGGGCTGCCGCGATTGCAGTGGAACTAGGTGCGCCGCTTCTGGTGCGCCTCGATGGCACCGACGCCGCGATTGATGCTGAGGTTGAACGCCTTGGCGCGTCCCGGGTAATTGAGGTTCCGGGCGATGACGACGCGGTAGCAGCGACTGAACCGGTCGTAGCCGAGCGTGCCGAAGAAGATGTGGCGGCGATTACGGCACTCGAGGCAAAGAACCCGCGTGACTTGCAGATGCCGCCAGTGTTTGCCACGGCGGTTTCCTCGCGTGCGTCGGTGGCCACAGCTCGCGCAGCAGGTGCGGATGTGCAGGTGTTGGCGGCTGCGGACCCGCGGGCGTCGTCGCAAAGCATGCGCGATGTTATGGAACAGGACGTGCTCGCGCTTGGCCGCCAGTGGGGCTCGAACGAGAACTTCCGTGCGCGTGCAGCACTCGCCGCCAATGGTGAACTGCCTGGTGGCGGCGGACTGGTGTTCCCAGGCCGGCGCATGATTGCGCTCTACGGCCATCCGTACGGCCCAGAGCTCGGAGTGATGGGGGAGCAGGACCCTGCCGCAGCAGTTGAACTGGCGAAGCAATACGCCTCCTGGTACGAGCCGCTGGAGAATCAGCCGATCATTCCTGCCTTCGAGGTCATTGCATCGGTGGCATCGGAATTCCCGGGCGATGACGGTAACTACTCCAACGAGACGCCGATGGAAGATATCGCCCCGTATGTGGATGCCATCGTGGACGCAGGTGGTTACGCCGTAATCGACCTGCAGCCGGGCCAAGGCAACTTCTTGGAGCAGGCGAAAATCTACGAGGAGCTGCTCAAGCAGCCGAACGTTGGCTTGGCACTTGATGCGGAATGGAAGCTAAACCCTGGTGAGCAGCCGCTTTCGCGTATCGGTAGCGCAACCGCAGCCGAAATCAATGAGGTCGCCGACTGGCTTGCAGCGCTTGTCCGCGACAACAACCTGCCACAGAAGGCATTGATTCTGCACCAGTTCCAGGTTGGAATGTACCCGGACCGCGAAAACATTGTCACCGGGCAGCCGGAACTGGCATGGATCCTTCACGCGGACGGTCATGGGCTGCCGGAGCAGAAGTTCGACACGTGGAACATCCTGCGTCAGGGGTTGGACCCGAATTACTTCATGGCGTGGAAGAACTTTATCGACGAGGATTCTCCCATGTTTACTCCGGAGCAGACCTATGCCGACGTGAATCCTCGCCCGTGGTTTGTGAGCTACCAGTAG
- a CDS encoding DUF294 nucleotidyltransferase-like domain-containing protein, whose protein sequence is MSVELDEVYGFLAQHEPFSSLPEEKIRALPAQMGITYVRRGQVVVDLGQPNDTLYIIRSGAIDIVSDDNLLLDRRDTGLNFGYSTLVGPRESQYVMEAVEDSVLLMLPREVFTGLLDAHPELHRFFELASRRLKVAAEEVRDGGTASVLRTPIAHIVDGRPAVTCDATASIAHAAAVMNEHDASCLVVVGGEQIGILTDKDMRSRVVAAQVDPSRPIAHVMSSPVRTIPETALVFEAMLAMSELGIHHLPVEGAGGVCGVLTSFDIMRLLQADPIYLAADVQQSTYEELEGAYDAAANVAVRFFERGASAAETQRLLTSIADSIARRLGELAEEKLGPAPVPYAFVAVGSQARAEMGPASDQDNALVLADSYDEEPHGEYFAALTQFVCEGLAHAGQALCPGEMMASNPKWRMTQSQWSRMFHTWVTAPDPNALLHAQVFFDFRAIFGSGEGWRSLADEVHEAALSSARGSRRLHTHLAALATFREPPVGFFRGFVLERDGEYANTLDIKRGGTAAVVQMARLYSIVAGVSAVDTPTRLRASAGEAVSTKGASDLADAYEYLSDLVMKHQSQQVRAGEEPNYRIDPKQLQSLDRAALRDAFGVIKSLQNALASKYPTRAV, encoded by the coding sequence ATGAGCGTGGAATTGGACGAGGTCTACGGCTTCCTGGCCCAGCACGAGCCGTTTTCAAGCCTCCCTGAAGAGAAGATCCGGGCCCTGCCCGCACAGATGGGGATCACCTATGTGCGCCGCGGTCAAGTCGTTGTGGATCTCGGCCAGCCCAACGACACGCTGTACATCATTCGCTCGGGTGCGATTGACATCGTCAGCGATGACAACTTGCTGCTGGACCGTCGAGATACAGGCCTGAACTTCGGCTACTCCACGCTGGTAGGTCCGCGGGAATCGCAGTATGTGATGGAAGCGGTGGAAGACAGCGTGTTGCTCATGCTGCCGCGCGAGGTGTTCACAGGCCTGCTTGATGCGCATCCTGAGCTGCACAGGTTCTTTGAGTTGGCGTCTCGTCGTCTCAAAGTAGCAGCGGAGGAGGTGCGTGATGGGGGGACGGCGAGTGTGCTGCGTACGCCCATTGCGCATATTGTCGACGGCCGCCCTGCCGTCACCTGTGACGCAACTGCATCAATCGCGCACGCTGCCGCTGTGATGAACGAGCACGATGCGAGTTGCCTCGTCGTCGTCGGAGGTGAGCAGATCGGCATCCTCACAGACAAGGACATGCGTTCTCGCGTTGTCGCAGCGCAAGTGGACCCGTCACGGCCTATTGCACATGTGATGTCCTCACCAGTGCGCACCATCCCGGAAACAGCGTTGGTGTTCGAGGCGATGCTCGCGATGAGCGAGTTGGGGATCCACCACCTGCCGGTTGAAGGCGCCGGAGGTGTGTGCGGTGTGCTGACCTCATTCGACATCATGCGCCTGCTGCAAGCAGACCCGATCTACTTGGCAGCAGATGTGCAGCAGAGTACGTATGAGGAACTTGAGGGAGCCTATGACGCGGCGGCAAACGTGGCTGTGCGGTTCTTTGAGCGAGGCGCGTCCGCTGCTGAGACACAGCGCCTGCTGACATCGATTGCGGATTCCATCGCTCGCCGCCTGGGAGAGCTAGCGGAGGAGAAGCTGGGGCCAGCACCGGTGCCGTACGCCTTTGTCGCGGTAGGCAGTCAGGCTCGCGCGGAGATGGGGCCAGCCTCCGACCAAGACAACGCGTTGGTCCTCGCGGACAGTTACGACGAAGAACCCCATGGGGAGTACTTCGCCGCGCTGACACAGTTTGTCTGCGAGGGTCTCGCGCATGCCGGTCAGGCGTTATGCCCGGGGGAGATGATGGCGTCGAACCCAAAGTGGCGCATGACGCAGTCGCAGTGGTCGCGCATGTTCCACACTTGGGTCACTGCACCTGATCCGAACGCGTTGCTGCACGCGCAGGTATTTTTCGATTTCCGCGCGATCTTCGGCTCAGGCGAGGGGTGGCGCTCGCTGGCTGATGAGGTGCATGAGGCGGCGTTGTCGTCGGCGCGCGGGTCGCGCCGTCTACATACACACTTGGCAGCTCTGGCTACGTTCCGAGAGCCTCCAGTGGGCTTTTTCCGTGGCTTCGTGCTTGAGCGCGACGGCGAGTATGCGAACACGCTAGACATCAAACGCGGTGGTACTGCCGCTGTGGTGCAGATGGCTCGGTTGTACTCCATCGTGGCCGGTGTCAGTGCGGTGGATACGCCTACACGCCTGCGTGCCTCTGCCGGCGAGGCGGTATCGACGAAGGGAGCGTCGGATCTGGCAGACGCTTACGAGTACCTTTCGGACCTTGTCATGAAACACCAGTCGCAGCAGGTGCGCGCCGGGGAGGAGCCGAACTACCGCATTGATCCGAAGCAGTTGCAATCCCTGGATCGGGCCGCGTTGCGCGATGCGTTCGGTGTGATCAAGTCGCTGCAGAACGCGCTGGCGTCGAAGTACCCGACGCGGGCGGTGTGA
- a CDS encoding exonuclease domain-containing protein, which produces MFFRPKARVLNDDALLAVDVETTGLKPEKHEMVSIGWVPVDGRVIDLSQAQYFVLAGAQVGDTVTLHGVTDDDIANKGVAAAEVLDAFDRALEGRKLLAHFAQMELGFVAKLQKDVRGKRWGLRESEVVDTFAMERRHMERMGTYPRGEDLRLARVRQRYNLPDYANHNALTDAIACAELYLALSAQ; this is translated from the coding sequence ATGTTCTTTCGACCGAAAGCGCGGGTGCTTAACGACGACGCCCTGCTGGCCGTCGACGTCGAAACCACCGGACTCAAGCCGGAGAAGCATGAGATGGTCTCCATCGGTTGGGTTCCCGTCGACGGGCGTGTGATCGATCTATCACAGGCACAGTACTTTGTGCTAGCAGGCGCCCAAGTTGGCGATACTGTGACGCTTCACGGGGTGACTGACGACGATATTGCGAACAAAGGCGTCGCCGCTGCCGAAGTACTCGACGCGTTTGATCGTGCCCTTGAAGGACGCAAGTTGTTGGCCCACTTTGCGCAGATGGAGCTAGGTTTTGTCGCAAAGCTGCAAAAAGATGTCAGGGGCAAGCGATGGGGCCTGCGCGAGAGCGAGGTAGTGGATACCTTCGCGATGGAGCGGCGACACATGGAGCGCATGGGTACGTATCCACGTGGCGAGGACCTCAGGCTTGCGCGCGTGCGACAGCGCTACAATTTGCCCGACTACGCGAACCACAACGCGCTTACCGACGCGATTGCGTGCGCGGAGTTGTACCTGGCGCTGAGCGCGCAGTAG
- a CDS encoding fumarylacetoacetate hydrolase family protein, translating into MRFGRIATPEGMTFAVIDDAGTTAKAIKGTPFSAPEYTGKEYDLDQVRLLAPTLPSKIVAVGRNYADHVAEVFKQSAEHLPPTIFIKPSTAVIGPGAAIKIPEFATGVEFEGELALVVGVPCKNVKAEDWKSVIRGVTIINDVSSRDLQFADGQWARAKGMDTFGPLGPWIETDLDKFDFANLPIKAHHTHDGKTETKQDSNSNQMIKSVGEMVEWVSQSFTLLPGDVIATGSPAGTAEMVPGDYIEVEIPGIGKLGNPVERA; encoded by the coding sequence ATGCGTTTTGGACGAATTGCAACACCTGAAGGAATGACGTTCGCCGTTATCGACGATGCGGGAACGACCGCGAAGGCGATCAAGGGCACGCCGTTTAGTGCGCCGGAGTACACCGGCAAAGAATACGACCTTGACCAGGTGAGGTTGCTTGCACCGACGCTACCGTCGAAGATCGTCGCTGTGGGACGCAACTACGCGGACCACGTAGCTGAGGTGTTCAAGCAATCCGCCGAGCACCTGCCGCCGACAATCTTTATCAAGCCGTCGACCGCCGTGATTGGCCCTGGTGCCGCTATTAAGATCCCGGAGTTCGCCACAGGCGTCGAGTTTGAGGGCGAGCTGGCGCTCGTCGTTGGCGTTCCATGCAAAAACGTCAAGGCTGAGGACTGGAAGTCTGTGATCCGTGGCGTGACCATCATCAACGATGTCTCCTCGCGTGACCTCCAGTTCGCGGACGGTCAGTGGGCGCGCGCCAAGGGCATGGACACCTTCGGTCCGCTCGGTCCTTGGATTGAGACGGACCTGGATAAGTTCGACTTTGCCAACCTGCCGATCAAGGCGCACCACACCCACGACGGTAAAACGGAGACCAAGCAGGACTCCAACTCGAACCAGATGATCAAGTCGGTTGGAGAGATGGTGGAGTGGGTCTCCCAGTCCTTTACTCTGCTGCCGGGCGATGTCATTGCAACCGGTTCGCCGGCGGGTACCGCAGAGATGGTTCCGGGCGACTACATCGAGGTTGAGATCCCAGGTATCGGCAAACTGGGCAACCCCGTCGAGCGCGCCTAG